From the genome of Prunus persica cultivar Lovell chromosome G8, Prunus_persica_NCBIv2, whole genome shotgun sequence:
TCACCATTTTCTGACTCCAGTgaaatcttcttctccctgaATGCAGGTCTTTTCCTTTCCGGTGGTGGATTAGCCTCCATTTCAAAGAACCCATTATGGCGCCAGGTCCTGTTTTCATCCCCCTTGGGTTTCTCATTTCTTGGCCGTGAATCATTAGTTGTTGTCTTGCTCACTGTCCTATCATCATGCCTATCCTTGGAATCCCTCCACGATCCACGTTCTAAAATAGAACAGGAAAAGTAAATTACGCTACTGATACTGCAAATGATATTTTCcaacccaagaaaaataacataCATACGTTGCATAGATTATGATGAAAAATAGCATGAACCTAGAAAAGAAAgggtttttcctttcttttttcttcagtatgatatttaaattttaacatGTGAAAAGGAATGgtgattaataattgaataaaaaattaagataaGAAATCTCACCGGCAGCTGAACCACGACGAGAGCTTCGATCAACTTGCCTGGCATTACCACGCTCATCGTGCTGCTATAAGACATGCACAGGCAAGTCTAATATTGTTATATACAAGGATGAACTTGAAGGAATAGGGCCGATCAAGAATCCCGCTACACCAGCCCAGAAAAAAGGTTTTCATACACTGGATAGCAACCATATGAGTAAAAACTCAACAGAATTTCAGGTTATTAGACGAGCAATTTCCAAGTCATGGTGGAAATAAGGTTTAAGCATGTCTTCCAAAAGTGTTTCATGTCAATTCAATTGAAAGGAAACGTAATAAAATTACAGTAGTTTCTTGTCCAGTTCTGCCTACTCATCTAGTAAGAAATATCTTACTTTTGATGTAAAAGTTAATCCCTTAAACCACATAATAACAATCACTTACTACAACCTGCTAATGCCTCAGGATAAACCCACAGAAATGTAAGTGAACAACTTTAAGCCTCCTAAATTGCTCTAAACTGAGGAAAAATATGCACACAAATTTGGAAGGTAGTGGATGAGCTCCTATGCCAGTTCCTACAGCATACAGACTAAGGACACATTTAATACAGAAGACAGTTTCCCCTGTCATAGACTCTGAAGTTAGACACAgccaaaaaaacataaataaacacAAGTTGCAATTCAGTAACTTACAATGTTGTACGACGGTACAATTATTATCACTAAGCTAAAATATCTTCAGCAATAAGTATTTTACAAGATGATCTAGACATAGAATCAGAATCCTAGAAACACAGGATTCTGAAGATGATATGCGTGCTAGAGATTAGCTCGTCATTATAcaataaaagcaaaacaagTTGACGAGATACAAAAATCTATACCCCACCTGAAAATAAGATTGCGACCGGGGTACATCAGTTGGATCAGAAGAGAGTTTGGTTCCTTCTAGATGTCCACTGGGTTTCTTATCAGACTCTTTTCTGGATGCCCCATTTTCAACCCTCGAGTCAGTTGCTAATGGGGATTCAAGTGGCAATGTATCTTGCAGCCTGGGCTGGTGCTTTTGATCCTGGTCAGACTGCTTTGCACTTTCCGAATTAATTTTGCTGGTGACTCTCTCTTTTTCGTCTTTTCCATCCCTCCTGGACCTCTTAGGACTAAGAAAACCCatgaaaatcattaagaaTGACATTCTACTTAAAAACAAACTATTCTTATCTCATTATAACCATGTTACAGACATTTTCCAGAGACAAATCAACTTTTAAATAACCTCTTTCAAACCCAAACTTAAATGAAGACTTAAGCAGAGCCTTACCACATAAAGCTAGAATCTTTTAATCAAATACgcataaaaatgaaagatttgTCTTATTTAAGGCCacatcttttttccttctaaaaTCTaacaaaacacataaaaatacaagcttaaattcatatattttcaattttttattattgaaaatCTCCAATGTTCTTCATTTATTTCATAAAATTGATAAAGCCAAAactgaaagagaaaataacGCAGAATAAATAGTTTTGTTAATACcatcataattcaaatttcacTAAAACACTACAGCTTTTAGAGCAGTAACTCAGTTTTAATGCATTAAACCTTTAAACCCATTTAAGTCCCAAATTTGATTCACACACGCATGTTATGCAGAGACAAATGATACCTGGGTTCTCTGTCAAATCTGGAACGATGTCGTCTTGAGTCGGAATCCCGACTGTCTCGTCGCGACATAGGGTTGTGGGAattggggaagagagagagagagagagagagagagagagagaggactgAGTCCCTGTAAGTGTGGGGAGAGAAGGGTAGCTTAGGGTTGCTTCGTATCAGTTGCGGGTGTTTGTATTTTGCGTGAGAGATGCGATTTTGACCGCAGGATCAGATTGTTAGTGGGGCTAGGGCCTGAAATTTGATAACAATTGAATACTCGGATTCGTGCCACGTtaaacttttcttttaatccttttttcttttccggTTAGGattgatatttatttttttttattattttttttttccaacgtTTAAAAGGGAGGAGTGAAAACTCACATACAATACATGTACGCTTGAACCACTTGGAAGTACACCAAAGATATAAGCcaatccaactaacacccTATTGGTTGAGATTGAATTCAAGATCACAATTTGTTGTATGTAGCATGGATTTAATTTGGGTTTGgttaattttgcttttttttttttttggtgttttgttttgatttgtttttttttttttttaattttaaaaaaaaagtttaggaGGAGATTGACTACTCTCACCATCGGCATCAAGGCATACCCACAACCTCGAGTCTGAATAATTTACGCGTGACACTCAACAGCCAGCTGCCATCGGTTTGGATTTATGTAGGAAATTACAGATCGAGCACCAATGAGGACTGTTGGCAGCGAAACTCAAACACTGGTAGATCTACACACAATACATGAACCTTACCAACTAAACCAACCACATTGGCTCAAGCATTAGTGAGAGGATTCAAACATGAGTGCCTCTTCTaacatttcaaagaaaaataccaCTATACCAATCAAACATTATCTTAGGGGCCGATCAATCaatcactttttatttatttttaatttatcaaCCTTTTAAATTCTTTGTAGGTTAAATGATTTAGTGGGTAGGGTTTTTCCATGTTAATAACCCCCTTATTGTAAGAAAAGTGTACATCTTTCTTAGAACATCCTTGAGGGAGATGTCAAATGCAAAatgtgaaatttgaatttgatggcttATGTGATAATTTGACACTTTGGAAAAAATTTAACTCCACCAAAAATaccaaatattatattttttaaaagcaaataGGGTCCATATAATGgataaagttttaaaagagAGTAAATGATAGTGAGGTccatgaccaaaaaaatattaaaataatatttagcATCAGGCTTtttgatatattatttttgacatCTCTTATCGCCTTCAAATTCATGTATGATTTGACTATTCGGTTGGAGCAACTTTAACCttcaatttttgtcatttcatgttcatgtggcaatttgacatattgattggagatgctcttagacTACTCCAAAATGTATTTCAATGATCAATCAATACATCTATATTTTACATCGTCCTTGTGAGAAAATCATCCCCGCCTGAAGTTGTTTGGTTATCTAAAATGtgcaaaataaaatgcatTCATTAGATAAAATTAAAACGAATATGTAGATAATCAGAtgacaaaacaattttaaatgCAATGGGCTCAACACCCCTAACCAACTGCCATCCACGTCTGCACTGCACAATGAGAAAAATCCTTATTCGCGGAAGCCTCTGCTCCATTGAGACAGAACCAAAAGTACAAGTGAACAGAATCAGAGCTCTAACAAGACAACTGGAATAACAAGACAACTGGAAAACCC
Proteins encoded in this window:
- the LOC18766951 gene encoding rRNA biogenesis protein RRP36 isoform X2, translating into MSRRDSRDSDSRRHRSRFDREPSPKRSRRDGKDEKERVTSKINSESAKQSDQDQKHQPRLQDTLPLESPLATDSRVENGASRKESDKKPSGHLEGTKLSSDPTDVPRSQSYFQHDERGNARQVDRSSRRGSAAERGSWRDSKDRHDDRTVSKTTTNDSRPRNEKPKGDENRTWRHNGFFEMEANPPPERKRPAFREKKISLESENGDKTTAETAKSNHPDAEGSRKREERGNNPRHLDRSEKQFAGERLPYRGDAQRGSFPSRERYTDGASRNYRGRDRFSGRQGFQSSGGRGEKWKHDLYHEANRSPTPKNEEDQIAKVETLLAS
- the LOC18766951 gene encoding zinc finger CCCH domain-containing protein 13 isoform X1; translated protein: MSRRDSRDSDSRRHRSRFDREPSPKRSRRDGKDEKERVTSKINSESAKQSDQDQKHQPRLQDTLPLESPLATDSRVENGASRKESDKKPSGHLEGTKLSSDPTDVPRSQSYFQQHDERGNARQVDRSSRRGSAAERGSWRDSKDRHDDRTVSKTTTNDSRPRNEKPKGDENRTWRHNGFFEMEANPPPERKRPAFREKKISLESENGDKTTAETAKSNHPDAEGSRKREERGNNPRHLDRSEKQFAGERLPYRGDAQRGSFPSRERYTDGASRNYRGRDRFSGRQGFQSSGGRGEKWKHDLYHEANRSPTPKNEEDQIAKVETLLAS